From a single Bacteroidetes Order II. bacterium genomic region:
- a CDS encoding DUF2911 domain-containing protein, with protein sequence MKKNTRIALFFVVSAFFALPTQAQNFPKLDGSPADIAYLREDRNAPPIAKIIYSRPQKKGREIFGKLEAFGKVWRVGANEATEIRFYKDVTIGGKAVKAGTYSVYAIPFEDKWTMVLNTDTDVWGAYSYKQEKDVVRFDVPVAKLEKEQESLAIIFTEPINGASKMIIGWDMTKVEIPIQF encoded by the coding sequence ATGAAAAAAAATACCCGTATCGCATTGTTTTTTGTGGTGAGCGCTTTTTTTGCCCTACCGACTCAAGCGCAAAACTTCCCTAAGTTAGATGGTAGTCCGGCAGATATAGCCTACTTGCGAGAAGACCGTAATGCCCCACCTATTGCGAAAATTATTTATTCGCGTCCTCAGAAAAAGGGTCGGGAGATTTTTGGAAAGTTAGAGGCTTTTGGAAAGGTCTGGCGGGTTGGTGCAAACGAAGCCACTGAAATCCGCTTTTACAAAGACGTAACCATTGGCGGAAAAGCCGTGAAGGCGGGCACTTATTCGGTCTATGCCATCCCTTTCGAGGATAAATGGACCATGGTGCTAAATACTGATACCGATGTATGGGGAGCTTATAGCTACAAGCAAGAAAAAGATGTAGTTCGGTTTGATGTCCCCGTCGCGAAATTAGAAAAAGAACAGGAATCACTCGCCATCATTTTTACCGAACCGATCAATGGGGCCAGTAAAATGATCATTGGCTGGGATATGACGAAGGTAGAAATTCCGATTCAGTTCTAA
- the trpB gene encoding tryptophan synthase subunit beta, producing MPTPYLAPDVYGHFGPFGGAFVPEILYPVLADLKVAYAAAQNDPAFLDMYHSLLREYVGRPTALTYAPRLTEKMGGPRIYLKREDLCHTGAHKINNAIGQILLARRMGKTRIIAETGAGQHGVATATVCARFGMTCVVYMGAEDIERQNLNVQRMRLLGAEVRPATSGSQTLKDATNEAIRDWVSNPHDTFYIIGSVVGPHPYPMMVRDFHRVIGEETRKQLLALEGRETPDALVACVGGGSNAMGLFFPFINDEKVRIFGAEAAGEGLEGRTAATLTLGEPGVLHGAMSLLLQDDQGQVELAHSISAGLDYPGVGPEHAYLKDLGRVQYHPITDSEAIAGVRLLAETEGIIPALETAHAIALLPKITDTMHHNEVLVLCCSGRGDKDMGTISQYL from the coding sequence ATGCCCACGCCCTATCTTGCCCCCGATGTATATGGTCATTTTGGCCCCTTTGGTGGCGCTTTTGTTCCGGAAATATTGTATCCGGTATTGGCCGACTTGAAGGTTGCTTATGCAGCGGCACAGAATGATCCTGCATTTCTGGATATGTATCATTCTTTGTTGCGCGAATATGTTGGACGTCCTACGGCACTCACCTATGCTCCTCGTTTAACGGAAAAGATGGGTGGGCCACGCATCTATTTAAAACGTGAAGACCTTTGTCATACGGGCGCGCATAAAATTAACAATGCGATAGGTCAAATCTTGCTTGCCCGAAGAATGGGCAAAACCCGCATTATTGCCGAAACAGGTGCTGGGCAGCATGGTGTTGCTACCGCTACCGTTTGTGCACGGTTTGGGATGACGTGTGTGGTGTATATGGGCGCGGAAGACATCGAACGACAAAATCTTAATGTTCAACGAATGCGTTTGCTTGGGGCAGAGGTGCGTCCGGCTACTTCCGGCAGCCAAACCCTAAAAGATGCCACGAATGAAGCGATCCGAGACTGGGTGAGCAATCCGCATGATACCTTTTATATCATTGGCTCCGTTGTGGGACCGCATCCATATCCCATGATGGTGCGGGATTTTCATCGCGTAATTGGCGAGGAAACCCGAAAACAACTTTTGGCACTGGAAGGGCGCGAAACACCGGATGCCTTGGTGGCCTGTGTGGGTGGTGGATCCAACGCAATGGGGCTTTTTTTTCCGTTTATCAATGATGAAAAAGTACGCATTTTTGGCGCGGAAGCGGCTGGTGAAGGGTTGGAAGGCCGTACCGCTGCCACATTAACGTTAGGAGAGCCAGGGGTGCTACATGGCGCCATGAGTTTATTGCTCCAAGATGATCAAGGACAGGTAGAACTGGCGCACTCCATTTCTGCCGGGTTGGATTACCCGGGCGTCGGGCCAGAACACGCTTATCTGAAAGACTTAGGAAGGGTCCAATATCACCCCATTACCGATTCCGAGGCCATTGCAGGGGTACGACTACTCGCCGAAACCGAGGGCATCATTCCGGCACTCGAAACCGCACACGCCATCGCTTTGTTACCAAAAATCACCGATACCATGCACCACAATGAAGTGTTGGTGCTGTGTTGTTCTGGTCGTGGAGACAAAGACATGGGCACGATTTCACAATATCTGTAA
- the hpt gene encoding hypoxanthine phosphoribosyltransferase, with translation MHFAPSETPEIVYCRDERFRMMIPNEALQARITEIGSAINEEYDGKNPIFIGLLNGSFIFMADLIRNVTIDCEMDFIKLSSYGAEKISSGQVTEKKGLDAKIAGRHVIVVEDIVDTGLSMRYILEQMAHHHPASVKVVTLLHKPDATREKVQLDWVGFPIENKFVLGYGLDYGQLGRNLAAIYVLDEAN, from the coding sequence ATGCACTTTGCCCCTTCCGAGACGCCCGAAATCGTGTATTGCCGGGACGAACGATTCCGTATGATGATTCCGAACGAAGCGCTTCAGGCACGTATCACAGAAATAGGGTCCGCTATCAACGAAGAGTATGACGGCAAAAACCCTATTTTTATCGGGTTATTAAATGGTTCCTTTATTTTTATGGCCGACTTGATCCGGAACGTGACGATAGATTGCGAGATGGATTTTATTAAATTATCCTCCTATGGAGCGGAAAAAATTTCCAGCGGACAGGTGACGGAGAAGAAAGGGTTAGATGCCAAGATCGCTGGCCGACATGTGATCGTGGTGGAAGACATTGTGGATACAGGGCTTTCGATGCGGTATATCCTTGAACAAATGGCGCACCACCACCCTGCCTCTGTAAAAGTCGTAACGCTGTTACACAAACCAGATGCCACCCGCGAAAAGGTTCAGTTGGATTGGGTGGGCTTCCCCATCGAAAATAAATTTGTTTTGGGATACGGCTTAGATTACGGCCAATTAGGGCGAAACCTTGCCGCTATTTATGTGTTAGACGAGGCCAATTAA
- a CDS encoding acetoacetate--CoA ligase — translation MNTPTILWQPTKEDLEQANLSTYLQWLAERTGQTFASYDALWAWSVSNIDDFWASIWAYFEIMAHTPYKTIRSGDAMPAVRWFEGATLNYAEHIFRNETSLYPAILFKSESKPIEAISWASLREKVAKMAAYLKAEGVGIGDRVVAYLPNIPEATIGFLATCALGAVWSSCSPDFGLDSVTERFQQITPKAFIAANGYTYNGKTYERTAEIQAILTGIPTITTMIIVEAESLPHKTVFSVKTTTWHSILMEPDRPKLRFEAVPFAHPIWVLYSSGTTGTPKAITHSQGGVLLEHLKYLSFHNDVHRGERFFWFSTTGWMMWNFVQASLLVGATVVLYDGSPNYPNLNALWQLAEEADITHFGTSAPYILACRKAGITPKKQFNVSKLRSISSTGAPLPPEGFQWIYEHVKDRVWFCSMSGGTDVCTAFVGGVPTEPVYEGEIQRRSLGAAVYAFDEWGNAVINEVGEMVLSEPMPSMPIYFWNDPHKTNYLDSYFTHYGGKVWRHGDWLTLTDRNTLLIWGRSDATLNRNGVRIGTAEIYRALYQIADIQDSLIVNLEQKDGTHFMPLFVQLRTGAELNEALQTAIIQTIRSMYSPRHVPDAILLIPEVPYTISGKKMEAPVKKILMGLPTDKAANKGAMRNPDALVFFEEFAKQRKHIS, via the coding sequence ATGAACACTCCTACAATACTTTGGCAACCCACAAAAGAAGACCTTGAACAAGCCAATCTCTCAACGTATCTACAATGGCTGGCGGAACGTACTGGGCAAACATTTGCTTCGTATGATGCACTCTGGGCATGGTCGGTGTCGAACATAGATGATTTTTGGGCTTCTATTTGGGCTTATTTTGAAATCATGGCCCATACGCCCTACAAAACCATCCGTTCTGGGGATGCCATGCCTGCAGTTCGCTGGTTTGAAGGCGCTACCTTAAACTATGCGGAACATATTTTTCGGAACGAGACGTCTTTGTATCCGGCTATTCTTTTTAAATCGGAATCCAAACCAATCGAAGCCATTTCATGGGCATCGCTTCGGGAAAAGGTTGCAAAAATGGCGGCCTACCTAAAAGCAGAAGGCGTGGGAATCGGAGACCGTGTAGTTGCTTATTTGCCCAATATTCCGGAAGCCACCATTGGGTTTCTGGCCACTTGTGCGCTGGGGGCCGTTTGGTCGAGTTGCTCCCCCGATTTTGGCCTTGACAGTGTAACCGAGCGGTTCCAACAAATTACGCCAAAAGCCTTTATTGCCGCGAATGGCTACACCTATAATGGTAAAACATATGAGCGAACAGCCGAAATCCAAGCCATACTGACGGGAATACCTACCATTACGACAATGATCATTGTGGAAGCGGAGAGCCTTCCACACAAGACGGTTTTTTCAGTAAAAACAACTACTTGGCATTCCATTCTTATGGAACCAGATAGGCCAAAACTTAGGTTCGAAGCCGTCCCTTTTGCCCATCCAATCTGGGTCTTATACTCATCGGGGACCACGGGTACACCGAAGGCCATTACCCATTCACAAGGTGGTGTTTTGCTGGAACACCTTAAGTACCTCAGTTTTCACAATGACGTTCATAGAGGAGAAAGGTTCTTCTGGTTTTCGACAACGGGCTGGATGATGTGGAATTTTGTTCAGGCATCTTTATTGGTCGGCGCAACCGTAGTCCTATACGATGGTAGTCCAAATTATCCCAACCTGAATGCCCTATGGCAACTGGCAGAAGAAGCTGACATTACACACTTTGGAACCAGTGCCCCTTACATCTTGGCGTGTCGCAAGGCTGGCATCACGCCCAAAAAACAGTTCAATGTATCCAAATTGCGTTCGATCAGTTCTACGGGCGCTCCCTTGCCTCCAGAAGGCTTTCAGTGGATTTACGAACATGTAAAGGATCGCGTATGGTTCTGTTCAATGAGTGGCGGAACGGATGTATGCACCGCATTTGTGGGAGGCGTACCCACCGAGCCTGTCTATGAAGGAGAAATCCAACGGCGATCATTGGGAGCAGCCGTTTATGCCTTCGATGAATGGGGAAACGCCGTAATAAACGAAGTGGGTGAAATGGTGCTTAGCGAACCAATGCCTTCTATGCCCATCTATTTTTGGAACGACCCCCATAAAACGAACTATTTGGATAGCTATTTTACCCATTATGGAGGTAAGGTCTGGCGACACGGTGATTGGCTTACCCTCACCGACCGAAATACCCTGCTGATTTGGGGCCGATCGGACGCCACGCTGAACCGGAATGGGGTGCGTATCGGAACAGCAGAGATTTATCGGGCGCTATACCAAATTGCGGACATTCAGGACAGTCTGATTGTTAACCTTGAACAGAAGGATGGTACACACTTTATGCCCCTTTTTGTTCAGCTTAGAACAGGTGCAGAACTCAATGAGGCGCTCCAAACAGCCATTATTCAGACCATACGCAGCATGTATTCTCCGCGTCATGTTCCGGATGCCATCCTCTTGATTCCAGAAGTGCCTTATACCATCAGCGGAAAAAAAATGGAAGCACCGGTAAAAAAAATACTCATGGGCCTACCCACTGACAAAGCGGCCAATAAGGGCGCCATGCGAAATCCTGATGCATTGGTCTTCTTTGAGGAATTCGCCAAACAGAGGAAGCATATTTCATGA
- a CDS encoding Zn-dependent hydrolase has translation MAFVFVLVLGLSACSQKQKPLTRSGTAAGTVLKVENGQSTTTPMYVPYRLTSDLVEGLSTKNKQVVGLLIEAAQVMDDIFWEQTYGDPRNLSQYTDPAVQAYIRVNYGPWDFLHANTPFIPGVGPKPDGANYYPKDMSKAEFEAAAATNPALKDPYTMVRRDANGKLTALPFNTYFKPQMERAAAKLRAAAALAEDMGLRKYLELRAEALLTNQYQASDFAWMDMKTSPIDVVIGPIETYEDGLFGYKAGAEAYVLLKDLAWSERLSRYAALLPMLQRGLPVPDAYKAEMPGTDSDLNAYDVVFVTGDANSGSKTIAINLPNDEEVQLKKGTRRLQLKNAMKAKFDKMMLPISDLLVAPDQRKHVTFDAFFATTMFHEVAHGLGIKNTLNGKGTVRGALKEQASWLEEGKADILGLYMIQKMVETGELKNVDLKDYYVTFCASIFRSIRFGTGSAHGKANLVRFNYFQERGVFTRDAVTGTYRVDFEKLRAAVDSLSDLILRLQGDGQYDAVVALWNEKGRVGEMLKADLNRLAEAKIPVDIVFEQGKSILGL, from the coding sequence ATGGCGTTTGTCTTCGTTTTGGTGCTGGGGCTAAGCGCTTGTTCACAAAAGCAAAAACCGTTAACCCGCTCCGGAACCGCAGCAGGAACGGTTCTCAAAGTCGAGAATGGTCAATCCACCACCACCCCAATGTATGTACCTTATCGTTTAACAAGCGATTTGGTAGAAGGGCTTTCTACGAAAAACAAACAAGTGGTGGGCCTGCTTATCGAGGCGGCACAGGTGATGGACGACATTTTTTGGGAGCAGACCTATGGTGACCCACGCAATTTATCCCAATACACCGATCCAGCCGTACAGGCGTATATCCGAGTAAATTATGGCCCGTGGGATTTTCTCCATGCCAATACTCCGTTTATTCCTGGTGTGGGACCTAAGCCTGATGGTGCAAATTATTACCCAAAAGACATGAGTAAGGCAGAATTTGAGGCCGCAGCGGCCACAAATCCCGCACTTAAAGACCCTTATACAATGGTTCGGAGGGATGCCAACGGCAAACTGACGGCCCTCCCATTCAATACGTATTTTAAGCCCCAAATGGAGCGGGCAGCAGCCAAACTCCGAGCAGCAGCGGCCTTGGCCGAAGATATGGGCCTCCGAAAATACCTCGAACTCCGCGCCGAGGCATTGCTCACTAACCAGTACCAAGCCAGCGATTTTGCTTGGATGGACATGAAAACCAGTCCTATTGATGTGGTTATTGGCCCTATCGAGACGTATGAAGATGGGTTATTTGGGTATAAAGCTGGAGCAGAAGCCTATGTTTTGTTAAAAGACCTGGCTTGGAGCGAACGCCTCTCGCGCTATGCCGCCCTCTTACCCATGCTACAACGCGGCTTACCCGTTCCCGATGCCTATAAAGCTGAAATGCCCGGAACAGATTCGGACTTGAACGCCTATGATGTGGTCTTTGTGACGGGCGACGCCAATTCTGGCTCCAAAACCATTGCCATAAACTTGCCGAACGACGAAGAAGTCCAACTCAAAAAAGGAACCCGCCGTTTACAGCTTAAAAACGCCATGAAAGCCAAATTCGACAAAATGATGTTGCCGATTTCGGATCTTCTCGTTGCGCCTGACCAACGCAAACACGTAACATTCGATGCTTTTTTTGCCACCACGATGTTCCACGAAGTGGCGCATGGTTTGGGAATTAAAAACACCCTCAACGGAAAAGGAACCGTTCGCGGCGCACTGAAGGAACAAGCTTCTTGGCTGGAAGAAGGCAAGGCCGATATTTTGGGATTGTATATGATCCAAAAAATGGTGGAAACCGGCGAACTCAAAAACGTAGATTTAAAAGACTATTATGTTACCTTCTGTGCCAGTATTTTCCGAAGCATCCGGTTTGGAACAGGAAGTGCGCATGGCAAAGCCAATTTAGTTCGCTTCAATTACTTTCAAGAACGCGGGGTTTTTACCCGTGATGCAGTGACCGGAACCTATCGCGTAGATTTTGAAAAGTTGCGTGCCGCAGTGGACAGCCTATCCGATCTTATTCTCCGGCTTCAGGGCGACGGACAATATGACGCTGTTGTGGCGTTGTGGAATGAAAAAGGCCGCGTGGGTGAAATGTTAAAAGCCGACCTGAATCGCTTGGCCGAAGCAAAAATTCCTGTAGATATTGTTTTTGAGCAAGGAAAAAGCATTTTAGGACTATAA
- a CDS encoding NAD(P)/FAD-dependent oxidoreductase, with amino-acid sequence MAKVVVLGAGIAGHTAAAYLRRKLSKEHEVVVVSPNRNYQWVPSNIWVGIGRMKAKEVYFPLIPLYKKHQIGYIQAKAISFHPEGNDSESKPFVMIEYLYGEQAGKKEKVTYDFLINATGPKLAFDQTEGLIPGKNKAFSVCTYDHAEHAWNGLYELICQLKKERPTRKAKILIGTGHPKATCQGAAFEYILNVEQELNRHGVRDKVEITWISNEYKLGDFGMDGMLMRVGREAIPSEDLVEMVFEDRGIKWILGAGVYKVEDGKAHYETLDGAYKTEEYDFAMLIPAFSGHGFKAYDHQDRDITEKLFRGFMVVDADYSPKPYEEWTVQDWPETYQNPSYHNIFAPGIAFAPPHTISKPRKSTNGTEIFPSPPRTGMPSGITAKLVADNIIETIKGGGGKMHHKGSMGNMGAACIASSGYGMIKGRGISITTFPIVPDYKKYPDSGGRDLKRTFGALGLAGHWVKFALHFAFLYKAKLKPFWWLIPE; translated from the coding sequence ATGGCAAAAGTTGTTGTTTTGGGGGCCGGTATCGCAGGTCATACTGCCGCGGCATATTTGCGGCGAAAATTATCCAAAGAACATGAGGTCGTTGTAGTTTCTCCAAACAGAAATTATCAATGGGTACCCTCTAATATTTGGGTGGGAATTGGGCGGATGAAAGCCAAAGAAGTGTATTTCCCCTTAATTCCCTTATACAAAAAACACCAGATCGGGTATATTCAGGCGAAAGCAATTTCTTTTCATCCAGAGGGCAATGATAGCGAGTCCAAACCCTTTGTGATGATTGAATATTTATATGGCGAACAGGCAGGGAAAAAAGAAAAAGTAACCTATGACTTTTTGATTAATGCAACAGGTCCCAAATTGGCTTTTGACCAGACGGAAGGCTTGATTCCAGGCAAGAACAAAGCCTTCTCGGTTTGTACCTACGACCATGCTGAACATGCTTGGAACGGTCTCTACGAGTTGATTTGCCAGCTGAAAAAGGAGCGGCCAACCCGAAAAGCCAAAATCCTGATTGGTACAGGGCATCCCAAAGCGACTTGCCAGGGAGCTGCTTTTGAATATATCCTGAATGTTGAGCAGGAACTCAACCGACATGGAGTACGGGATAAGGTGGAAATTACTTGGATCTCCAATGAATATAAACTGGGTGATTTTGGGATGGATGGTATGCTGATGCGGGTGGGGAGGGAGGCCATTCCTTCGGAAGATCTCGTCGAAATGGTTTTTGAAGATAGGGGAATTAAATGGATATTGGGTGCGGGCGTTTACAAAGTGGAGGATGGAAAAGCCCATTATGAAACCTTGGACGGGGCGTATAAGACCGAGGAATATGATTTTGCGATGCTTATCCCTGCATTTTCAGGACATGGGTTCAAAGCCTATGACCACCAAGATCGGGACATTACCGAAAAACTTTTCCGGGGTTTTATGGTTGTAGATGCCGATTATTCGCCAAAGCCTTACGAGGAATGGACGGTACAAGACTGGCCTGAAACCTATCAAAACCCAAGTTATCATAATATTTTTGCACCGGGAATTGCGTTTGCGCCCCCTCATACCATCTCCAAGCCACGGAAAAGTACCAATGGCACAGAAATTTTCCCTTCGCCGCCTCGCACAGGGATGCCTTCTGGGATAACCGCAAAACTGGTCGCGGACAATATAATTGAGACCATCAAGGGTGGTGGGGGAAAAATGCACCATAAAGGTTCTATGGGCAACATGGGGGCGGCTTGCATTGCTTCTTCCGGCTATGGTATGATAAAAGGAAGGGGCATTAGCATTACCACTTTCCCGATTGTTCCAGATTACAAAAAGTATCCGGATTCAGGTGGCAGGGATTTAAAAAGGACCTTTGGTGCGCTTGGGTTAGCCGGGCATTGGGTAAAATTTGCCTTGCATTTCGCCTTTCTTTATAAAGCTAAACTTAAACCATTCTGGTGGCTAATACCAGAGTAA
- the uvrA gene encoding excinuclease ABC subunit UvrA, whose translation MEETIVIRGAREHNLKNIDLDIPRNRLVVVTGLSGSGKSSLAFDTIYAEGQRRYMESLSAYARQFLGMMERPDVDFIDGLSPVIAIDQKTVGRNPRSTVGTVTEIYDFLRLLFARSADAYSYLSGRPMRKQSDDEIIEAICGLPEGTRLFLLAPVVRGRKGHYRELFEQVARQGYERVRVDGEIRELEPEMRVDRYKIHDIEVVIDRLVAMPEIRPRVSQGVTKALEMGQDTLIVALVEGPDMVMSRNLTCPEDNLSYDDPSPHLFSFNTPYGACPTCNGLGNKLELEPTLLIPDRTKSIAEGGLAPLGKPREMFAFSQLEAVAKKYAFTFQTPIEKLTSRQYEVLMEGAGEEVFDILYKHKDRAVTYQHRWAGLLQYVWNFYENTSSNEIRKWAESFLRLQSCPDCKGGRLKPESLSYKVGPYSIAQLVQMDLYQLRGALGGLTFTGNKAAIAQPILKEINDRLDFLLNVGLHYLSLDRAARSLSGGESQRIRLATQIGTQLVGVLYVLDEPSIGLHPRDNVRLIQSLENLRDLGNSVLVVEHDREMIEAADFVVDLGPAAGEHGGEVMAAGSPKQYAEASSGIQSLTAAYLSDRRYIPIRRERRTGNGKYLELVGARGNNLKGDTLRIPLGMFVCVTGVSGSGKSSLVNHTLYPLLVNHFHHGQRSPLPYDALLGLAHLDKVIDMDQSPIGRTPRSNPATYTGLFTHIRDLFANAPESKIRGYKPGRFSFNVKGGRCETCTGAGIKKLEMNFLPDVYVECETCKGKRYNQETLEVKYKGKTIADVLDMTVEEALTYFEAVPNIRKKVQTLAAVGLGYIRLGQQATTLSGGEAQRIKLATELSRPATGKTLYILDEPTTGLHFEDIRHLLHVLHALVEKGNSVLVIEHNMDVVKTADWVIDLGPDGGAGGGQILCTGTPDDVSRHETSVTGKFLKAELDRAHYEDEAFTLDLEDLRVESEETLESEDREDELERV comes from the coding sequence ATGGAAGAAACCATCGTGATACGGGGCGCCCGCGAGCACAACCTGAAAAACATAGACTTAGACATTCCCAGAAATCGCTTGGTTGTGGTAACGGGTCTGAGCGGTTCTGGTAAATCGTCTCTGGCCTTTGATACCATCTATGCAGAAGGACAGCGTCGGTACATGGAGTCGTTGAGTGCGTATGCACGCCAGTTTTTGGGGATGATGGAGCGTCCGGATGTAGATTTTATAGATGGATTGTCGCCCGTTATTGCGATTGATCAAAAAACGGTAGGCCGCAATCCGCGTTCTACCGTAGGAACCGTTACCGAAATTTATGACTTTTTGCGCCTGCTTTTTGCCCGCAGCGCCGATGCGTATTCCTACCTATCGGGCCGCCCGATGCGGAAACAATCCGACGATGAAATCATAGAGGCGATATGTGGGTTGCCGGAGGGTACGCGGTTGTTCCTTTTAGCACCAGTGGTTCGTGGTCGGAAGGGGCATTACCGCGAATTGTTTGAACAGGTGGCCAGACAAGGGTATGAGCGGGTGCGGGTAGATGGGGAAATTCGGGAGTTAGAACCAGAAATGCGGGTGGATCGTTACAAAATCCACGACATTGAGGTGGTGATAGACCGGCTTGTAGCGATGCCCGAAATACGTCCGAGGGTGAGTCAAGGGGTGACGAAGGCTTTAGAAATGGGTCAGGATACCCTCATTGTTGCTTTGGTGGAAGGGCCGGATATGGTGATGAGTCGGAACCTGACGTGTCCGGAGGATAACCTAAGCTACGACGATCCATCCCCCCATCTCTTTTCGTTTAATACGCCTTATGGCGCCTGCCCTACCTGCAATGGTTTAGGCAATAAATTGGAATTGGAACCTACCCTGCTAATCCCAGACCGCACGAAGAGTATTGCCGAAGGTGGTCTAGCCCCTCTGGGGAAGCCACGCGAAATGTTTGCTTTTTCGCAGTTGGAAGCGGTAGCTAAAAAATATGCATTCACGTTTCAAACCCCCATCGAAAAACTTACATCGAGGCAATATGAAGTACTCATGGAAGGTGCTGGGGAAGAAGTGTTTGATATTTTGTATAAACACAAAGACCGTGCAGTAACATATCAGCATCGCTGGGCTGGGCTTTTACAATATGTGTGGAATTTCTACGAGAATACTTCCTCGAACGAAATCCGGAAGTGGGCCGAGTCTTTTCTCCGTCTCCAGTCTTGCCCCGACTGTAAAGGTGGACGCCTAAAGCCGGAGAGCCTGTCGTATAAAGTGGGGCCTTACAGCATTGCACAGCTCGTTCAGATGGATTTGTACCAGCTTCGGGGCGCGCTGGGGGGGCTTACTTTTACGGGAAATAAAGCTGCAATTGCCCAACCGATATTGAAAGAAATTAATGATCGGTTAGATTTCCTGCTGAATGTTGGCTTGCACTACCTTAGCTTAGACCGGGCTGCCAGAAGTTTATCTGGGGGCGAAAGCCAACGCATCCGGCTTGCCACCCAAATCGGAACACAACTTGTTGGGGTTTTGTATGTATTAGACGAGCCAAGCATCGGACTTCATCCCCGTGATAATGTCCGGTTGATTCAGTCCTTAGAAAACCTACGGGACTTAGGCAATTCTGTTTTGGTGGTGGAACATGACCGCGAGATGATTGAGGCCGCCGATTTTGTGGTGGATTTGGGGCCTGCTGCTGGAGAACATGGGGGCGAAGTGATGGCTGCTGGTAGCCCGAAACAATACGCGGAAGCATCTTCTGGTATTCAGAGCCTAACAGCGGCGTATTTGTCGGATCGCCGTTACATCCCCATACGTCGGGAACGGCGTACCGGAAACGGGAAATACCTCGAACTCGTTGGGGCACGCGGCAATAATCTGAAAGGAGATACTCTTCGGATTCCATTGGGGATGTTTGTGTGTGTAACAGGCGTTTCCGGTTCAGGTAAATCAAGCCTTGTCAATCATACCCTATATCCTCTGTTGGTCAATCATTTCCATCACGGGCAACGGAGTCCTTTGCCTTATGACGCCTTACTGGGCTTGGCGCATTTAGACAAGGTGATAGACATGGATCAATCACCCATTGGCCGTACACCTCGTTCAAATCCTGCTACCTATACGGGTCTTTTTACACACATCCGCGATCTTTTTGCAAATGCACCAGAATCTAAGATTCGCGGGTATAAACCGGGGCGCTTTTCGTTTAATGTGAAAGGAGGGCGTTGCGAAACATGTACGGGGGCGGGGATCAAAAAATTAGAAATGAACTTTTTGCCTGACGTATATGTGGAGTGCGAAACGTGTAAGGGGAAGCGATATAATCAAGAAACGTTGGAGGTTAAGTATAAAGGAAAAACCATCGCAGATGTATTGGATATGACTGTAGAGGAGGCGTTAACCTATTTTGAAGCGGTTCCGAATATTCGTAAAAAGGTACAAACACTTGCTGCGGTAGGATTGGGATACATTCGTTTGGGACAACAAGCCACCACTCTATCTGGTGGAGAAGCCCAACGGATAAAACTAGCAACCGAATTGTCGCGTCCGGCAACAGGGAAAACCTTGTATATTTTGGATGAGCCTACAACCGGGCTTCACTTCGAAGACATTCGTCACTTATTACATGTTTTACACGCCCTTGTTGAAAAAGGCAATTCCGTTTTGGTTATCGAGCACAATATGGATGTGGTTAAAACAGCCGATTGGGTGATTGATCTTGGGCCTGATGGTGGAGCAGGAGGAGGGCAGATTTTGTGTACTGGCACGCCCGATGATGTATCGAGGCATGAGACATCTGTGACGGGCAAGTTTTTAAAGGCCGAGTTGGACCGGGCACATTATGAAGACGAGGCATTTACCTTAGACCTTGAAGACCTTCGGGTGGAATCGGAGGAGACTTTGGAAAGCGAAGACCGCGAGGATGAACTGGAAAGGGTGTGA